In Helicobacter bilis, a genomic segment contains:
- a CDS encoding GtrA family protein — translation MQLIKYVCVAFLALFVNLISRHFLSFYISFSSSVIIAYILGHFVNFALSARYIFSRNISLRLAFIRFSIVALFGLLIALFVSVGTLWLLQSFYTTLQDFIQSCPFLAPHKSFLLHQKHLEFVAHISGVGVGFICNYLGHKYFSFIKFTRKDNK, via the coding sequence ATGCAGTTAATAAAGTATGTTTGTGTCGCTTTTCTAGCCCTATTTGTCAATCTCATCTCAAGGCATTTTCTAAGCTTTTATATAAGCTTTTCAAGCAGTGTGATTATCGCTTATATCTTAGGGCATTTTGTGAATTTCGCCTTATCCGCAAGGTATATCTTTTCTCGCAATATAAGCTTAAGACTAGCCTTTATCCGCTTTAGTATTGTGGCTCTTTTTGGGCTACTTATTGCCTTATTTGTGAGTGTGGGGACACTTTGGCTTTTACAGAGTTTTTATACAACTTTGCAGGATTTTATACAATCTTGCCCCTTTTTAGCCCCACACAAAAGCTTCCTACTTCATCAAAAACATTTAGAGTTTGTAGCCCACATTAGCGGTGTGGGCGTGGGCTTTATCTGCAACTATTTGGGGCATAAATATTTTAGTTTTATTAAATTTACAAGAAAGGATAATAAGTGA
- the galE gene encoding UDP-glucose 4-epimerase GalE, with protein MLNKKILVTGGAGYIGSHANALLNTLGFQTIVLDNLVYGHKESLHYAPLPFSYTSPFTKSPTISSQYLDSTLTNHANKTTNSSNCSVALEALAKLEGRSYLSDNDYPSNLANRSNCIDKGEFLQNLDSKTPNTQDSVLNFLTQLERNFNGGGGANTQDSILYNNLKSNLNSNNDLSRQLQTAHKNTTFIHADLSDKATLDSIFSTYQIQAVMHFAAFAYVGESVKDPSKYYYNNIANSLNLLESMRKANVKNIIFSSTCATYGHPLHLPITESHPQNPINPYGYSKLVVENMLKDFSHAYGLEYVILRYFNAAGASMLFNIGESHSPETHLIPLLLQTALGQRECLSIYGDDYPTKDGSCIRDYIHIDDLANAHILALKYLLNGGKSEAFNLGNGEGFSIFELLECASRLCGRQIPYTIESRREGDPATLIGDSSKAQQILGWKAHFADIETILSSALAWHSNPRY; from the coding sequence ATGCTAAACAAAAAGATTCTAGTAACCGGAGGGGCGGGATATATCGGCTCTCACGCAAATGCCCTGCTCAATACTCTAGGATTTCAAACCATTGTGCTAGATAATTTAGTCTATGGGCATAAGGAATCTTTACATTATGCACCACTTCCTTTCTCTTATACGAGTCCATTTACTAAAAGCCCTACTATCTCATCGCAATATCTAGATTCTACACTAACAAACCACGCAAACAAAACCACAAATTCTAGCAATTGCTCTGTGGCTTTGGAGGCTTTAGCTAAATTAGAGGGTAGGAGTTATCTAAGCGATAATGACTACCCCTCTAATTTAGCTAATCGTTCAAATTGTATAGACAAGGGCGAATTTTTGCAGAATCTAGATTCCAAAACACCCAACACACAAGATTCTGTGCTAAATTTTCTTACACAATTAGAGCGAAATTTTAACGGGGGGGGGGGGGCAAATACACAGGATTCTATTCTCTATAACAATCTTAAATCTAACTTAAACTCCAACAATGATTTATCCCGCCAACTTCAAACCGCCCACAAAAACACCACTTTTATCCACGCCGATTTAAGCGATAAAGCTACTCTAGATTCTATCTTTAGCACATATCAAATACAAGCAGTTATGCACTTTGCTGCCTTTGCCTATGTGGGTGAGAGTGTCAAAGACCCTAGCAAGTATTATTACAACAATATCGCAAACTCCTTAAATCTCCTAGAATCTATGCGTAAAGCCAATGTCAAAAACATTATCTTTAGCTCCACTTGTGCCACTTATGGACACCCCTTGCATCTGCCCATCACAGAATCCCATCCGCAAAATCCCATAAACCCCTATGGCTACTCAAAGCTTGTGGTAGAAAATATGCTAAAAGACTTTAGCCACGCTTATGGGCTAGAGTATGTCATCTTGCGTTATTTTAACGCCGCTGGGGCGAGTATGCTTTTTAATATCGGTGAATCTCATAGCCCAGAGACGCATTTAATCCCACTTCTTTTACAGACTGCTTTGGGGCAGAGAGAGTGCTTAAGCATTTATGGCGATGATTATCCTACAAAAGATGGCTCTTGCATAAGGGATTATATCCATATAGATGACCTGGCAAACGCACATATTCTAGCCCTAAAGTATCTCTTAAATGGTGGCAAAAGCGAAGCCTTTAATCTTGGCAATGGGGAGGGCTTTTCTATCTTTGAGCTGCTAGAGTGTGCTTCTAGGCTTTGTGGCAGACAGATCCCCTATACCATAGAATCTAGACGAGAGGGCGACCCTGCCACACTCATTGGCGATAGCTCTAAGGCACAGCAGATTCTAGGCTGGAAGGCACATTTTGCAGATATTGAGACAATCCTATCTTCAGCACTTGCTTGGCATAGCAACCCACGCTATTAA
- the ppa gene encoding inorganic diphosphatase — translation MDLTKISYGKVPNEINAVIEIPFGSDIKYEIDKDSGAVVVDRIMRSAVYYPANYGFVPNTLADDDDPMDILVLNEYPLQAGSVIKCRLIGVLIMEDEGGMDEKLLAVALDKIDPTYSDVKSYKDLPKLTLDRIKNFFETYKMLEPDKWVKVKDFQEADKAAELLQQAIKNYKG, via the coding sequence ATGGATCTTACAAAAATCAGTTATGGTAAAGTCCCAAATGAGATTAATGCGGTTATTGAAATACCTTTTGGTTCAGACATTAAGTATGAGATAGATAAAGATTCTGGTGCGGTTGTAGTGGATAGAATCATGCGTTCAGCGGTGTATTACCCTGCAAACTATGGATTTGTGCCAAATACATTAGCAGATGATGATGATCCTATGGATATTTTGGTGTTAAATGAGTATCCCCTGCAGGCTGGCTCTGTCATTAAATGCCGATTAATAGGTGTTTTAATCATGGAAGATGAAGGCGGCATGGATGAAAAGCTACTTGCTGTTGCCCTTGATAAAATCGATCCTACATATAGCGATGTGAAAAGCTATAAGGATTTGCCAAAGCTTACACTTGATAGAATCAAGAATTTCTTTGAGACATATAAAATGCTTGAGCCTGATAAATGGGTAAAAGTAAAAGACTTCCAAGAAGCAGATAAAGCCGCTGAACTCTTACAACAAGCTATCAAGAATTATAAAGGTTAA
- a CDS encoding FAD-linked oxidase C-terminal domain-containing protein codes for MALETTHIEYFKQLLGEENAKIDSLHKLAYSYDATRESREPDMVLFPRDEKDISDILKYCNTHLIPIVPRGAGSGFTGGSIVADGGIVLALEKHMNKILELDTKNLIVRVQPGVINKDLQNFVESHGLFYPPDPASENQSTIGGNVSENAGGMRAAKYGITKDYVMAIRAVLPNGNIIRAGKKTIKDVAGYNVAGILIASEGTLAVISEITLKLIAKPKITRSAMGIFDTIENAMNAVYKTMASGVTPVAMEFLDNLTIRAVESKFNKGLPTEAGAILITEVDGNLEEEIQYQLKLIESRFKENGCVEFKVAKDSKEGQDLWFARKNASQSISIYGKKKLNEDITVPRAKLPELLEKIDEVSKRYGFKIPCFGHTGDGNVHTNVMVEDLKDLDKGHEAITEIFKIAVELEGTLSGEHGIGLAKAPFMNLAFNEDEMNLFRSIKSAFDPNNILNPNKMGL; via the coding sequence ATGGCATTAGAAACTACACATATAGAGTATTTTAAACAACTATTAGGTGAAGAAAACGCAAAAATAGATTCCTTGCATAAACTTGCATATAGCTATGATGCTACGCGTGAATCTAGAGAACCAGATATGGTGCTTTTCCCAAGAGATGAAAAGGATATTAGCGATATTTTAAAGTATTGCAATACTCATCTCATTCCCATTGTGCCAAGGGGGGCTGGTAGCGGTTTTACCGGTGGGAGCATTGTTGCAGATGGTGGCATTGTATTAGCCCTAGAAAAGCATATGAATAAGATTCTAGAACTTGATACAAAAAATCTTATAGTAAGAGTGCAGCCCGGAGTGATTAATAAGGATTTACAAAACTTTGTAGAATCTCATGGACTTTTCTATCCACCAGACCCCGCAAGTGAAAATCAAAGCACAATAGGTGGCAATGTCAGTGAAAATGCAGGTGGTATGCGTGCCGCAAAGTATGGAATCACAAAAGACTATGTTATGGCTATCCGTGCGGTGCTGCCAAATGGTAATATTATCCGTGCGGGTAAAAAGACGATTAAAGATGTGGCAGGATACAATGTCGCAGGGATACTTATCGCAAGTGAGGGGACACTCGCAGTCATTAGCGAAATCACACTAAAACTCATCGCAAAGCCAAAGATTACGCGTTCGGCGATGGGTATTTTTGACACAATAGAAAATGCGATGAATGCAGTATATAAGACAATGGCAAGTGGAGTTACACCAGTAGCTATGGAGTTTTTAGACAATCTTACAATCCGTGCTGTCGAGAGTAAGTTTAACAAAGGCTTACCCACTGAAGCTGGAGCAATTCTTATTACAGAAGTAGATGGTAACTTAGAAGAAGAGATACAATATCAATTAAAACTTATAGAATCTAGATTTAAAGAAAATGGCTGCGTTGAGTTTAAGGTAGCAAAAGATTCTAAAGAAGGGCAGGATCTATGGTTTGCAAGGAAGAATGCAAGTCAAAGCATTAGCATCTATGGTAAGAAAAAGCTAAATGAAGACATCACCGTCCCTCGTGCAAAACTGCCAGAATTACTAGAAAAAATAGATGAAGTAAGTAAGCGTTATGGCTTTAAGATTCCATGTTTTGGACATACAGGCGATGGTAATGTGCATACAAATGTCATGGTTGAAGACTTAAAAGATTTAGATAAAGGGCATGAAGCTATCACAGAGATTTTTAAAATCGCAGTTGAGCTAGAGGGGACTTTAAGCGGAGAGCATGGCATTGGACTTGCTAAAGCACCATTTATGAATCTTGCCTTTAATGAAGATGAAATGAATTTGTTTAGAAGTATTAAAAGTGCATTTGACCCAAATAATATCTTAAACCCAAATAAGATGGGATTGTGA